Genomic window (Leptotrichia sp. oral taxon 212):
ACTGTTTATATATTATGCAAAGAACATTTTTAAGTCATCTTCAACATTTGTTATACTTCCTAATCCAAACTGTTCATTTAAAAGTTTTGCAACATTTGGTGAAATGAATGCAGGTAAAGTTGGTCCTACATGTATATTCTTAATTCCAAGGTACAGTAATGCAAGCAGCACTATTACAGCTTTCTGCTCATACCATGCAATGTTAAATTCTATAGGCAGGTCATTTATATCATTTGCATTGAAAATTTCTTTAAGTTTTAATGCCACTACAGCCCATGAATAAGAATCGTTACATTGTCCTGCATCAAGAACTCTAGGTATTCCATTTATATCTCCCAGACCAAGTTTATTGTATCTGAATTTTGCACATCCTGAAGTCAGTATTACAGTATCTTTTGGTAATTTTTCTGCAAATTCTGTATAATAAGATCTTCTTGCCATTCTCGCATCGCAACCGCTCATTACGATAAATTTCTTTATTGCTCCTGATTTTACAGCTTCTACAACTTTGTCAGCCACTGCAAATACCTGTCCATGTGCAAATCCTCCAACTATAGTTCCTGTTTCAATTTCTTTAGGTGCTTCACATTTCTTAGCAAGTTCAATAACTTCTGTATAATCTATCTTACCGTTTTCATCAGCTTTCAATTTTTTCCATCCAGGATATCCTGCAGCATTCAATGTAAATATTCTATCATTATAAGTTGAATTTGGTCTTGGAGGAACTATACAGTTTGTAGTAAATACAACCGGTCCGTTAAATGTTTCAAATTCAGTTACCTGATGATACCATGCATTTCCATAGTTTCCTACAAGATGCTTATATTTCTTCAATTCAGGATAATAGTGTGCAGGAAGCATTTCTGAGTGAGTATATACATCCACTCCTGTTCCTTCTGTCTGTTCAAGTA
Coding sequences:
- the hcp gene encoding hydroxylamine reductase, producing the protein MSMFCFQCQETAKNEGCTVKGVCGKTDEVSNLQDVLVFAAKGVAAYSSQLRNAGKRYDKVDEYLYRSLFISITNANFDGDEIIEAIKEGVNLRKFLKSELEKAGIALDPKFENNFLTTYEYSANDDLVELSKKVGVLRTENIDVRSLREMVLYGLKGMAAYGFHAYNLGSTDNDIYKFYEKALLATVDDSLSAEELTALVFETGEYGVKVMALLDGANTSAYGTPVATEVNIGVGKNPGILISGHDLKDIKELLEQTEGTGVDVYTHSEMLPAHYYPELKKYKHLVGNYGNAWYHQVTEFETFNGPVVFTTNCIVPPRPNSTYNDRIFTLNAAGYPGWKKLKADENGKIDYTEVIELAKKCEAPKEIETGTIVGGFAHGQVFAVADKVVEAVKSGAIKKFIVMSGCDARMARRSYYTEFAEKLPKDTVILTSGCAKFRYNKLGLGDINGIPRVLDAGQCNDSYSWAVVALKLKEIFNANDINDLPIEFNIAWYEQKAVIVLLALLYLGIKNIHVGPTLPAFISPNVAKLLNEQFGLGSITNVEDDLKMFFA